The Treponema sp. Marseille-Q3903 genomic interval AACCTTGGAAATTCTCATGAAGAGAAAATTGCCAAATATGGATGTTATTTGATAAGCCTGGCTGATATCATCGCACAGATGAACAAGGATTTAGGACTTGATAATGAACATAAAAATAAATATGAAGATCCGTTGATAGCAAACAGCGATTCTGATTTATTTTCGGCGAACTCAGGAGATTTGAAAGGGGATCATGCAATGGATAAGCTTTTTGGAGAAGGTAACTGGAAAACCTATAACGGTGAAAACAGCACCACTTGTGAACGTGACCTAGCACTTTATATGGCGAACGTTCTTCCAAGAAATTATTACGCTGTAGGCGTTTTTGATCTTTCGGAAGCATGTCCAAAAGCTGTAAATCACATGGTTGTACTAAACGGGCTTCCTGATGAAAACGGATATTTTGATGAAAGTTCAATCACAGTATCGAGCGAAAATGATACAAAACGGTTGAATGACGATCAAAAGAAATTAGCATACAGAAGTGGAAATCTAAAAGAAGTGCGCTTGATTTCAGACAGCCACGATTTTTGCAAAAAATAAAAAGTAAAATAACAGCGGATAAATAAAACGGCAGAATCAAAGTTAAATAAAAACGCCACCGGTTTTGTTCAGATGGCGTTTTTAATTTTTCAAAATCAGTCGAGGCAGGCGTCGAGGTCTTTAGAAATCTGTTCTTTGTCAAGATGACGTCCTATAATTACTAGCTTGATCATTCTGTCACCGACTTTTTCATCCCAGTCTTTTTGCATTTCAGGTTCTTCTGCGAGGACTTTCTTCTGTTCTGCCGGTGGGCACGATGCGAGCCAGTTTCCTGAATAGCCTGCTTGAATCTGACGCCCTGATGTTTCAAGGACGTAAGCCATTTCGTCTTCATCGCTGAACCATATTACGCCTTTTGAACGTATGATGTTTCGCGGCCAGTTGCTCGCATATTTGTCTAGTTTTTGACGGTTGAACGGGCGGCGACGGTAATAGACAAACGAGCCGATTCCGTATTCATCTTCAGATTCTCCTTCATGTTTGTGCTCGTGGTGGTGATGGTGATGACCGTGACTTTCATTGTGTTCGTCATGACCGTGACCGTGTTCATGCTCCTCGTGGTGATGATGTCCGTGTTCATGCTCGTCATCGTGTTCATCATCTTCTTCATCTTCATGTTCGTGTTCTTCGAGAGCCTTTACCCAGCCCGCACTCGCATAAACAGTTTCAAAATCAAACCTGTCTGTTCCCATGATTTCTTCAACAGGAACATCACACCTGATTGTTTCAATCACTTTTACAGTCGGCTGAATCTTGTTGATTACAGCACGAACCATCTTCATCTGCTCGTCAGTAACTAAGTCGCGTTTGTTTACTATCAATGTAGAACAGAATTCTATCTGCTGAATTAAAAGAGATTCGATATCTTCTTCTTCAATTCCATCTTTCAACAGTGATTTGCCTTCGTCAAATTCGTCAACAAGGCGGCTTGCGTCTACAACTCCGACGACGTTGTCAAGTTTTCCTATTTCGATAGTTTCAATTGCCTGTGCAATCGGCATAGGTTCACAAACACCTGACGCTTCGATCATGATGTAGTCGTATTTGCCTGTTTTCATTAGCTCTTCAATCTGATTCACCATATCTGACTTCAGCGTGCAGCAGATACAGCCGTTTGTTAAAGGAACGATTGAGCCGGAATCTTTAATCTGCGCTTCTTTAGAGATAAGCTTTTCGTCGACGTTTACTTCTCCGATATCGTTTACAATGACAGCAACTCTGTAACCTTTCTGATTTGTAAGCACTCTGTTCAGCAAAGTCGTTTTCCCTGCCCCAAGATAACCGCAGAGCAATGTGATTGGAATTCTTTTTTTATTCATATTATTTATACCTCGATTTTTCAGATTATTAACAACTAATATAATAAAAAAAATGTGAAAAGTATATGAAATATGGAACAAATAGAAGCAAAATTATGGTATATTATCCGAACAATGGGTGTCGCAAACCAAAAGTCAGTTATTTTTTTTGTGACAGTTCCACACTTTATAATCATGCTATTTATAAAAAGAGGATGAAAATGAAAAGAATCATCACTGTTCAAGATATTTCTTGTGTTGGAAAATGCTCACTGACTGTGGCGCTTCCCGTAATATCTGCGATGGGAGTTGAAGCATGCGTTTTGCCAACTGCTGTTCTTTCAACGCACACGGCATTCAAAGGTTTCACATTCCGAGACCTCACTCAAGACATTTTGCCGATATGTGAACACTGGAAACAGGAAAAAATTCATTTTGATGCGATCTATACCGGTTATCTTGGGTCGTTTGAACAGCTGGAGCTGATGCACAGACTTATCGCCGATTTTGGCGGGAAAGATACACTTACTGTCGTTGACCCGTGCATGGCAGATAACGGAAAACTTTACCCAGGTTTTACACAGGAATTTGCGTTTGCGATGGCAAAACTCTCTGGCAAAGCTGATATAATTCTTCCGAATATGACAGAAGCAAGCTATCTGCTCGGTGTTCCATATATTCAAAGCGGTTATGATAAAGAGTATGTCGAAAAAATCTTAAAAAGCCTCGCAGCACTCGGTGCAAAAAAAGTCGTCCTCAAAGGTGTTCAATTCAATGAAAACGAAATAGGAATTGCATCTTATGACTCGACATCAGATGAATTCGGCTGGTATTTTCACAAAAAAATGAGCGAGAGTTTTCATGGCACCGGCGACATTTTTGCAAGCGTTTTGACAGGAGCTATGATGAGAGGTTTTTCCATTTCCGAATCATATAAACTCGCAGCTGATTTTGTCGTTGAGTCTATAAAATGCACGTTGAGCCACAGAGATTATAATTGGTACGGTGTAGATTTTGAATCTGCAATCCCGTACCTTTTGAACAGATTGAATTAATCTCTACTTGGCAGATTTTTTATAACTTGCACGAATTGCGTCTGCGAACAATTTATTTTGGTCCGTTCTTAGCGGGACGGAGAACAGAGGCTTTCCATCTGTATCTGAAACTCGCCAGATATGCATCGGATCAGTGCTGTATGCAGGGCTGTCGGGGTTGTTTATAAACCAGTCGAGGACTGCAATAAAACAGAGCGTGTACTTCAATAGATTTGCATTTGTCGCTTTTGTATTTGCAGTTCTATTCTGAGCTCCTAACAGAACATCGAGGCGTTTTGAAATCTCATTCGGAATATCAAAGTTGTAGTGTTCCCATGGATTTTCAATCAGGTTGCACTTGCCGCGAGTCTTTGCTTGCCTGTCAACTTCATTTATCAAAACTGTTAAATACTTGCGTGCGTAATCTGTCCTGTGGAAAAGCGGTCTATACTTGCTTTCGTCTACAGGATGTTCAAGGATCAGTTTTTCGAATTTAAAGTTTGGCATAAAATGATAAGTGACTTGCCACAGCAAATCTGTAATCATTCTTTTTCCTATGTGAGATTTTACAAAATCCGGTTGAGAATACGTTGAGTTCACAAGGTCGCACAGCGGTTCGCAGTAAAGAAATTCAAAAGTGTCTTCACGATATGCAGCCCATTCATCGATTATTGATATGATGTTATCAGTACCTTTTTTTGAACTGTCTGTCTCTACAAATTTTATGTTGTGACAACCGTGGAAACAATCTTCAATGATATGCTGAAGCACAACGATAACCTGAACAGGATTATCAGGGGCAAGGAGATTAAATCCGTCTTTAAATTTAAATAAAGGCTGGAAGTAAGGGAACAAGTCTGGATGATTATCGAGATTGTCAAAACCTGCCTCAGGGAACATCTGATTTAAAAGTTTTAAACCTGTAATAACTGTCTCGTCTTTTATTCCTTTTTGTGGCGGCGTGACTTTCGGCTTGTTTTCTTTAGGTGCTGGCTCTTTAGGTTTTTCAGGCAGAAGAAGATCGAATTTATGCAAACCTACAAATTTGAGAATTTCTCCTGCTTTTGAATTGAAAAATGAAGGATAATAGTCAAAAGAATCGCTGCACATTCTCATGAGAAGAGGATAAAGTTTTTTTATGATTTCCGTATCGATATAAAGCCATTCAGTGATTGCCTGCTTTGCAAAATTCGAAAGCTTTTCTTTTGGGCATTCAGGATAAGCAGCTTCATCAGAGTAGATTTCTTTAATCAGCTTTGGTATTTTGTTGTTGCCGTAATAATAGACTGTGATTAATGGCTTGTAGACTGCCCGTACAAAAGGAATTAAGTCGGCAACTATCAATGGTTCCGAATAACTATCAAGATTGATATATTCAAGTTTTATAGTCTGCATTGACCAGCCTGCGACAGTTCTCAGAAATTTAAACTTGATATCTGTTCCATTCGCAATTTTCGCTTTATATGTTGAAGGAGCAATTTGAATCAAAGTTTTTATGACAGTGATAAATTTTTCCATGTGCTCCATCATCTGTTTTAGGTCGTACTCATAAAAACCCGGAATTATTTTTTCTGTTCCGTTTTTTTGTAAAGTCCTGATAAAATTAAACATTCCGTAATTAGGTTTAATTTTATATTCGGGAGACATCATCATCTTGTCTATTATTGCCGCTGTTTTTTTAGAAATTGATGGAAGCTCTTCACGCTTTCGTCTCTTTGCAGCCAGCATTGCAGCAGTGTTCGCATTTGAGCCGCTGTTTGCCCCTGAGCCGGAGCTCCCGCTTCCTGATTGTCTCATAATTCTGCCTGCTTTTGAAGAATTTCCACTGTTTGCGGCAGAAGATGCTGAAAATGAGCGTTCATAAAGTATCTCACCCCCAAGTTTTTTGGCCATTGTTGCAGCGTCTGTGTCACTGATTTCACCAATATTTTTACGAGTTTTATCCAAAGTACCGGGCTCCCAGTCCGCAGTTTTTCTTACATGATCATCATTCAAAATACCCCTCCTAAATCCTTAAAACACCTTTTTGAAGAATTCCTGGAAAATTCTTCAAAGGTATTTTTTCTCCATCAGATGTAAGTAGGACGCCCTCAAATGTTCCGTAAATTGTGTTGTAACTTGTACGGAGCGCAATAAGATTGAGGATGCTTGAATTTATTGAAACAGGAGTAAAAGTAAGGTCTATCATACTTTCCGTATCCTGAATAATCCATTTTTCATTAATTCCAAAAGGGTGCGTGATGTATACTGATGGAAGTGCCGTGATTTTGCCATCTACGACGAGAACGTTGTTGTTATAGCTGTCGGCATCTGCTGCATCAAGGTTTGAAGATGAAATACTGAATTCAACATTTTGGTCTTTTATTTTACCGAGCGCCTGAATCACTGTAGTTTTTGTCTGCATTTTAAAATATGCACGATTCAAAATCATCATTCCAAGACCATCAGATTCTGCCATTTCATCGTTGATTTTTATTCGGCTGTGCAAACTCATAGAAGAAAACCACGTAGCCGATACACGCGAAGAGCTAGGAGACGGGTTTACAAACATTGCGTCGTTGTACATCGCATCGTGACGGAGTGAATAAAACAACGCTTCAATATTAGGACGGACGTTGTCACCTTTTAAATTCAATGTGAGTGCATTGTGCTGATGGTGCCGTCCCCACGAAATTTTCATAAAACGAGACTTTCTGTAACTTGCACAAATACCTCTCGTTGTATCATTTGGAACGAATCGGAGGCGCGGAGGCATTATAACGTGGTAAACATATTTTTTACCGGAGTTTTTATCCCATATTATGGTTTGAGCGAGCCCAAGCGCTTTAAAATCGTAAAACTGAGCGAAACCTATATATTTTTCAACAGAAAAAACGTATCTCAGGCAACTTTTTATTCGCAAATTTGAAAGGAAAACAGGCATCGGGATGCCCGCGTAAGGTGCGTGCATTCCTCTGATGTCTATCTTTGGAGAAACACCGGAATAAGTTCCGAATGCTGCTTGCCCATTTTTAATAAGTTTTTTCGGTGGAGTGTCAAATTTACGGTTATACATTCCTATATTATATATCATATAATCGGATTTTAGCAATCAAACTTTCCCGACTTTTAAACGGTACATGAGAATTGAGAT includes:
- a CDS encoding pyridoxamine kinase, with the translated sequence MKRIITVQDISCVGKCSLTVALPVISAMGVEACVLPTAVLSTHTAFKGFTFRDLTQDILPICEHWKQEKIHFDAIYTGYLGSFEQLELMHRLIADFGGKDTLTVVDPCMADNGKLYPGFTQEFAFAMAKLSGKADIILPNMTEASYLLGVPYIQSGYDKEYVEKILKSLAALGAKKVVLKGVQFNENEIGIASYDSTSDEFGWYFHKKMSESFHGTGDIFASVLTGAMMRGFSISESYKLAADFVVESIKCTLSHRDYNWYGVDFESAIPYLLNRLN
- a CDS encoding GTP-binding protein, translating into MNKKRIPITLLCGYLGAGKTTLLNRVLTNQKGYRVAVIVNDIGEVNVDEKLISKEAQIKDSGSIVPLTNGCICCTLKSDMVNQIEELMKTGKYDYIMIEASGVCEPMPIAQAIETIEIGKLDNVVGVVDASRLVDEFDEGKSLLKDGIEEEDIESLLIQQIEFCSTLIVNKRDLVTDEQMKMVRAVINKIQPTVKVIETIRCDVPVEEIMGTDRFDFETVYASAGWVKALEEHEHEDEEDDEHDDEHEHGHHHHEEHEHGHGHDEHNESHGHHHHHHEHKHEGESEDEYGIGSFVYYRRRPFNRQKLDKYASNWPRNIIRSKGVIWFSDEDEMAYVLETSGRQIQAGYSGNWLASCPPAEQKKVLAEEPEMQKDWDEKVGDRMIKLVIIGRHLDKEQISKDLDACLD
- a CDS encoding DUF2804 family protein produces the protein MIYNIGMYNRKFDTPPKKLIKNGQAAFGTYSGVSPKIDIRGMHAPYAGIPMPVFLSNLRIKSCLRYVFSVEKYIGFAQFYDFKALGLAQTIIWDKNSGKKYVYHVIMPPRLRFVPNDTTRGICASYRKSRFMKISWGRHHQHNALTLNLKGDNVRPNIEALFYSLRHDAMYNDAMFVNPSPSSSRVSATWFSSMSLHSRIKINDEMAESDGLGMMILNRAYFKMQTKTTVIQALGKIKDQNVEFSISSSNLDAADADSYNNNVLVVDGKITALPSVYITHPFGINEKWIIQDTESMIDLTFTPVSINSSILNLIALRTSYNTIYGTFEGVLLTSDGEKIPLKNFPGILQKGVLRI